One genomic window of Acidobacteriota bacterium includes the following:
- a CDS encoding IS110 family transposase yields MEVYYGVDFHPHQQTICWLDDGTGELKTRTIFHKNREELAGFYREMPKGTVGIEATGKADWFEELMFENGHKLLVGNSGLIRKRAESRHKSDTRDAENILTLLMRQDFPALWRRSRESVAILEMIRLRSGLVRAADAGLQPAAGAGARFRAAEREDGDASVPGDPGGGAGRSAQGAAAGDPAADGRAAERNIREIERRLEEEGGTDPRVALLRTQAGVGILTALCLIHTLGEVARFSSSRQVVAFAGLCPLEKSSGARVSFGGISRAGSPLLRYMLGQAANAAARRDERLRAFYRRLARRKPGGWRKRPSPESFLSNSRSCCGEHHRTGV; encoded by the coding sequence ATGGAAGTATACTACGGAGTCGACTTTCATCCACATCAGCAGACGATCTGCTGGCTGGATGACGGGACGGGGGAATTGAAAACAAGAACGATATTCCACAAGAACCGTGAGGAGTTGGCCGGGTTTTACCGGGAGATGCCGAAGGGAACGGTCGGCATCGAGGCGACTGGGAAGGCCGACTGGTTCGAGGAACTGATGTTTGAAAACGGACACAAGTTGCTGGTAGGCAATTCGGGTTTGATAAGGAAGAGGGCGGAGTCGCGGCACAAGTCGGATACGCGGGACGCGGAGAACATCCTGACGCTGTTGATGAGGCAGGATTTCCCGGCGCTTTGGAGAAGGAGCCGGGAGAGCGTGGCGATCCTTGAGATGATCCGGCTGAGGTCGGGGCTGGTGAGGGCAGCGGACGCAGGTTTACAACCGGCTGCAGGCGCTGGCGCACGATTTCGGGCTGCCGAAAGGGAGGATGGGGACGCAAGCGTACCGGGAGACCCTGGAGGCGGTGCCGGCCGATCCGCGCAAGGCGCTGCGGCGGGAGATCCTGCTGCGGACGGCAGAGCAGCTGAGCGGAACATCCGCGAGATCGAGCGCCGGCTTGAGGAAGAAGGCGGGACCGATCCGCGGGTGGCGTTGCTGAGGACGCAGGCCGGGGTCGGCATCCTGACGGCGCTTTGCCTGATCCATACGCTGGGCGAGGTCGCGCGCTTTTCCTCGTCGAGGCAGGTGGTTGCGTTCGCGGGACTTTGCCCGCTTGAGAAGAGCTCGGGAGCCCGGGTAAGCTTCGGCGGGATCAGCCGTGCGGGGTCGCCGCTGCTGCGCTACATGCTCGGGCAGGCGGCGAACGCGGCGGCCCGGAGGGACGAACGGCTGAGGGCGTTCTACCGGAGACTCGCCAGAAGAAAACCAGGCGGGTGGCGAAAACGGCCGTCACCCGAAAGCTTCTTGTCAAACTCTCGGTCATGTTGCGGAGAACATCACCGCACGGGAGTTTGA
- a CDS encoding histidine kinase: MNEDNRRWLKWVAIFGIWTVFGFFFASQLALQNQLSENPVSFWRILSWQLFSGYIWFLLTPVILYFGKRFPFEDGRWKSSLPVHIAASFAIAFVQLAFDAYVLPQLGYLRRFQPATFWETYKIFLLVNLHFGVAIYWAVLSIYQAIRYYRKYRERNLRASQLEARLAQSRLQVLKMQLHPHFLFNTLNAVSELIHKDPDAAERMIGDLSDLLRLSFENLEIQKIPLKQELEFLEKYLQIEQMRFQDRLRVEMKIAPETLDASVPNMVLQPLVENAIKHGIGPRTRGGTIEVAAERQNGSLHLSVRDDGIGVPFGDVETLHEGVGLSNTRRRLRHLYGENHKFEIECGNGVSVRLTLPFD; the protein is encoded by the coding sequence ATGAATGAAGACAATCGCCGTTGGCTGAAGTGGGTCGCGATATTCGGCATTTGGACCGTTTTCGGCTTTTTCTTCGCCAGCCAACTGGCACTTCAAAATCAGCTTTCGGAGAATCCTGTTTCGTTCTGGCGGATACTCTCGTGGCAACTTTTCTCGGGCTACATCTGGTTTCTTCTGACTCCTGTCATACTCTATTTCGGCAAACGCTTTCCCTTCGAGGATGGCCGCTGGAAATCGAGCCTTCCGGTCCACATCGCGGCGAGTTTCGCGATCGCGTTCGTCCAACTCGCGTTCGACGCCTATGTTCTGCCACAGCTCGGCTATTTAAGGCGATTTCAACCTGCCACTTTTTGGGAAACCTACAAGATCTTCCTGCTCGTCAATCTCCATTTCGGGGTCGCGATCTACTGGGCAGTGCTGAGCATTTACCAGGCGATCAGGTATTACCGCAAGTACCGCGAACGAAATCTGCGCGCCTCGCAGCTCGAAGCGCGCCTCGCGCAGTCCCGTTTGCAGGTGCTCAAAATGCAGCTCCATCCGCATTTTTTGTTCAACACATTGAACGCCGTTTCCGAACTGATCCACAAGGACCCGGACGCCGCCGAGCGGATGATCGGCGACCTCAGCGACCTGCTCCGTCTGTCGTTCGAAAACCTCGAGATCCAGAAGATCCCGCTCAAACAGGAACTCGAGTTTCTCGAAAAGTACCTTCAGATCGAACAAATGCGTTTCCAGGATCGTTTACGGGTTGAAATGAAGATCGCGCCCGAAACGCTCGACGCGAGCGTGCCGAATATGGTCCTTCAACCGTTGGTCGAGAATGCTATCAAACACGGGATCGGGCCACGGACGCGCGGTGGAACGATCGAGGTCGCCGCCGAGCGCCAAAACGGTTCATTGCATTTGAGCGTCCGCGATGACGGCATCGGCGTACCGTTCGGCGATGTCGAAACGCTACACGAAGGTGTCGGATTGTCGAACACGCGCCGCCGGCTGAGACATCTTTACGGCGAGAACCACAAGTTTGAGATCGAATGTGGGAACGGCGTAAGTGTCAGATTGACGCTGCCGTTTGATTAG
- a CDS encoding group III truncated hemoglobin, whose amino-acid sequence MKNDIENRADIDNLMNQFYARATADETIGYIFTDVAKLDLARHLPIIGDFWESLLLGGKNYQTRGRNPLQIHGELNSKTPLEPHHFRRWLEIFNATTDEMFVGERADFAKLRAANIANRMQNYIRGVPDLRRD is encoded by the coding sequence ATGAAGAACGACATCGAGAACAGGGCCGACATCGATAACTTGATGAACCAGTTCTACGCGCGCGCGACAGCCGACGAGACCATCGGCTACATTTTTACCGATGTCGCGAAACTTGATCTCGCCCGACATTTGCCGATCATCGGCGATTTTTGGGAAAGTCTTCTGTTGGGTGGAAAGAACTATCAAACGCGAGGCCGAAATCCGCTGCAGATTCACGGCGAACTCAACTCGAAAACACCGCTCGAACCGCATCATTTTCGTCGTTGGCTCGAGATCTTCAACGCCACGACCGATGAGATGTTCGTTGGAGAACGCGCCGATTTTGCGAAACTGCGCGCCGCAAACATCGCCAATCGAATGCAAAACTACATTCGCGGGGTTCCCGATCTGCGGCGGGATTGA
- a CDS encoding Crp/Fnr family transcriptional regulator, producing the protein MPYICRSCFPERSRWCVIPKSEKEIIIGIFSDGQMFAVPPVFDGGPYPASAIAMDESRLLIILRNEFLAFVREHPDFSVAVINWMCGMLREKTSVIKNLATASPEHRVGNVLIQLLKGNGKNGGPIRISLRRQDIAEMAGLTTETTIRATRKLAERGLLRIVHGKIYVDDAKELGRFLKN; encoded by the coding sequence ATGCCCTACATCTGCCGATCGTGCTTTCCGGAAAGGTCAAGATGGTGCGTTATCCCGAAGTCGGAAAAAGAGATCATCATCGGGATCTTTTCCGACGGCCAGATGTTCGCGGTTCCGCCCGTTTTCGACGGCGGGCCGTATCCCGCTTCGGCGATCGCAATGGACGAGTCGCGTTTGCTGATTATTTTGCGCAACGAGTTTCTCGCTTTTGTGCGCGAGCACCCGGATTTTTCGGTCGCGGTCATCAACTGGATGTGCGGAATGCTCCGCGAGAAAACCTCCGTCATCAAGAACCTCGCCACCGCCTCGCCTGAACACCGTGTCGGAAACGTGCTGATTCAACTTCTCAAAGGAAACGGAAAGAATGGCGGCCCGATACGGATCTCGCTGCGGCGTCAGGATATCGCCGAAATGGCCGGATTGACGACCGAAACGACGATCCGGGCAACCCGCAAACTTGCCGAAAGAGGACTCCTGCGAATCGTCCACGGCAAGATCTATGTCGACGACGCGAAGGAACTCGGGCGATTTCTCAAGAACTGA
- a CDS encoding TraR/DksA C4-type zinc finger protein, translating to MKLAELLGRVEVSARRQFDKSLEEQAIQRENEEILTQIDDNLNLEFVQVERALARLDAGDYGFCENCGDKIASNRLQAIPQTSFALNAPRN from the coding sequence GTGAAACTTGCGGAACTTCTCGGGCGCGTCGAAGTTAGCGCCAGACGGCAATTCGACAAGAGCCTTGAAGAACAGGCGATTCAGCGTGAGAACGAAGAGATCCTGACGCAGATCGACGACAATCTGAATCTGGAGTTTGTGCAGGTCGAACGCGCTCTCGCGCGGCTCGATGCCGGAGATTATGGTTTTTGTGAAAATTGCGGCGACAAGATCGCGAGCAATCGGCTTCAGGCCATTCCGCAAACCAGCTTTGCCTTAAATGCGCCGCGTAACTGA